One window of the Anaeromyxobacter dehalogenans 2CP-C genome contains the following:
- a CDS encoding sulfurtransferase: MRFGPLVAAPALLTSLQDARLLDARPGPDAYAAGHLQGALHADLNVHLSAASAPGFDPARGGRHPLPEPAAWAAQLGAWGIGPDTRVVVYDAAGGQNAAARLWWMLRAFGHAQVAVLDGGYPAAREAGVPVTSAPGAVAALPPYPAQAWSLPTLSIDEVARRLGDPAWKVLDVRSRERWRGEVETLDPVAGRIPGTLNLPCAENLGPDGRFLAPEALRRNYLALLGGTPPEHLVVHCGSGVTACHTLLALDAAGLGGAALYVGSFSEWCRSGRPIGKG, encoded by the coding sequence ATGCGCTTCGGCCCGCTCGTCGCCGCCCCGGCCCTGCTCACCTCGCTCCAGGACGCGCGGCTGCTCGACGCGCGGCCCGGCCCCGACGCCTACGCCGCCGGCCACCTCCAGGGCGCGCTGCACGCCGACCTGAACGTCCACCTCAGCGCGGCATCGGCGCCGGGCTTCGATCCGGCGCGCGGCGGGCGTCACCCGCTGCCCGAGCCGGCCGCCTGGGCCGCCCAGCTCGGCGCCTGGGGCATCGGCCCGGACACGCGCGTCGTGGTCTACGACGCGGCCGGCGGACAGAACGCGGCCGCGCGCCTCTGGTGGATGCTGCGGGCGTTCGGGCACGCGCAGGTCGCGGTGCTCGACGGCGGCTACCCGGCGGCGCGCGAGGCCGGCGTGCCGGTCACCAGCGCGCCCGGCGCGGTCGCCGCGCTGCCGCCGTATCCCGCCCAGGCCTGGTCGCTCCCCACGCTCTCGATCGACGAGGTGGCGCGCCGGCTCGGGGATCCGGCGTGGAAGGTGCTCGACGTCCGCTCGCGCGAGCGCTGGCGCGGCGAGGTGGAGACGCTCGATCCGGTCGCCGGCCGCATCCCCGGCACCCTGAATCTCCCCTGCGCCGAGAACCTCGGCCCCGACGGCCGCTTCCTCGCGCCCGAGGCGCTGCGGCGCAACTACCTCGCCCTGCTCGGCGGCACGCCGCCCGAGCACCTCGTCGTCCACTGCGGGTCCGGCGTCACCGCCTGTCACACGCTGCTCGCGCTGGACGCGGCCGGCCTCGGCGGCGCGGCGCTCTACGTCGGCTCGTTCAGCGAGTGGTGCCGGAGCGGGCGGCCGATCGGGAAGGGGTGA
- the carB gene encoding carbamoyl-phosphate synthase large subunit — MPRREDVKKVLIIGSGPIVIGQACEFDYSGTQACKALRKLGYRIVLVNSNPATIMTDPGMADATYVEPLDVETLTRIIEKERPDALLPNLGGQTGLNLSSELARKGVLDQYGVRVIGVNLEAIRRGEDRETFKETMTRLGIETARSEIATTLEQAMAAGQRLGFPLVVRPAYTMGGTGGGFAYNVEELEEIAARGLLASPVSQVLVEESVLGWEELELEVVRDAKGRKITVCFIENVDAMGVHTGDSYCTAPMLTIPPELQARLQDQAYRIVDAIEVIGGTNVQFAHDPRTGRVIVIEINPRTSRSSALASKATGFPIALVSSMLAAGLTLDEIPYWRDGTLDRYTPSGDYVVVKFSRWAFEKFKGVQDRLGTQMRAVGEVMSIGKSYKEAFQKAIRSLENGRPGLGFAKDFHELPLEELLERLREPTSERQFLLYEAIRKGADLDLLAQRTHIKRWFLEQMKELVALEEELLRHAGRLPPDDLLVRAKKDGFADRYLARLLRVSEAEVRDRRTALGVVEGWEAVPVSGVQDAAYYFSTYRAPDAVPARAGAKKVMVLGGGPNRIGQGIEFDYCCVHTAFALRDAGYQSIMVNCNPETVSTDYDTADRLYFEPVTVEDVLSIYRKERPDGVMVQFGGQTPLNIARQLEQAGVRILGTSPETIDLAEDRERFSAVVRKLGIPQPESGLARDLDEALALAGRMGYPLIVRPSYVLGGRGMEVVHDEEMLREYVRKAVDVSPERPLYVDRFLVDAVETEADAICDGTEAFVPAVMEHIELAGVHSGDSACVIPPVNVAPEHLATIEDYTRRLALELGVVGLINVQYAIADGIVYVLEANPRASRTVPLVSKVCDLPMARIAAQVVLGMRLRDLKLERRKPGYFGVKEAVFPFYMFPEVDPVLGPEMRSTGEVLGLARSPGLAFFKAQQATRSPLPLAGTVLVTVAEADKPRVVEAVRELAGMGFRVKATRGTRDYLASQGIEAELVLKLHEGRPNLADALLNGEVSLLVNTPAGKQSTHDDSYIRKAAIRAGVPYVTTAAAAVMTAKGIAARRAGAEGVRSLQEYHATLR; from the coding sequence ATGCCGCGCCGCGAAGACGTGAAGAAGGTCCTGATCATCGGCTCCGGCCCCATCGTCATCGGCCAGGCCTGCGAGTTCGACTACTCCGGCACGCAGGCGTGCAAGGCGCTGCGCAAGCTCGGCTACCGCATCGTCCTCGTCAACTCCAACCCGGCCACGATCATGACGGACCCGGGCATGGCGGACGCCACCTACGTCGAGCCGCTCGACGTCGAGACGCTCACCCGGATCATCGAGAAGGAGCGGCCGGACGCGCTGCTCCCGAACCTGGGCGGCCAGACCGGCCTGAACCTCTCCTCCGAGCTCGCGCGCAAGGGCGTCCTCGACCAGTACGGCGTGCGCGTCATCGGCGTGAACCTCGAGGCCATCCGGCGCGGCGAGGATCGCGAGACGTTCAAGGAGACGATGACGCGCCTCGGGATCGAGACGGCGCGCAGCGAGATCGCGACCACGCTGGAGCAGGCCATGGCCGCCGGCCAGCGCCTCGGGTTCCCGCTGGTGGTGCGGCCCGCGTACACCATGGGCGGGACCGGCGGCGGCTTCGCCTACAACGTCGAGGAGCTGGAGGAGATCGCCGCGCGCGGCCTGCTCGCGAGCCCGGTCTCGCAGGTGCTGGTGGAGGAGTCGGTGCTCGGCTGGGAGGAGCTCGAGCTCGAGGTGGTCCGCGACGCGAAGGGCAGGAAGATCACCGTCTGCTTCATCGAGAACGTGGACGCGATGGGCGTCCACACCGGCGACTCGTACTGCACGGCGCCCATGCTCACGATCCCGCCGGAGCTGCAGGCGAGGCTCCAGGACCAGGCCTACCGGATCGTGGACGCCATCGAGGTGATCGGCGGGACGAACGTCCAGTTCGCGCACGACCCGCGCACCGGCCGCGTGATCGTCATCGAGATCAACCCGCGCACCTCGCGCTCGTCCGCGCTCGCCTCCAAGGCGACCGGGTTCCCCATCGCGCTCGTCTCGTCGATGCTCGCCGCCGGCCTGACGCTGGACGAGATCCCGTACTGGCGCGACGGGACGCTGGACCGGTACACGCCGTCCGGCGACTACGTGGTGGTGAAGTTCTCGCGCTGGGCGTTCGAGAAGTTCAAGGGCGTGCAGGACCGGCTCGGCACGCAGATGCGCGCGGTCGGCGAGGTGATGTCGATCGGCAAGAGCTACAAGGAGGCCTTCCAGAAGGCGATCCGGTCGCTCGAGAACGGCCGGCCCGGCCTGGGCTTCGCGAAGGACTTCCACGAGCTGCCGCTGGAGGAGCTGCTGGAGCGGCTGCGCGAGCCCACCAGCGAGCGGCAGTTCCTGCTGTACGAGGCGATCCGCAAGGGCGCCGACCTCGACCTGCTCGCGCAGCGCACGCACATCAAGCGCTGGTTCCTCGAGCAGATGAAGGAGCTCGTCGCGCTGGAGGAGGAGCTGCTCCGGCACGCGGGCCGGCTGCCGCCGGACGACCTGCTGGTGCGCGCCAAGAAGGACGGGTTCGCCGACCGCTACCTGGCGCGGCTGCTCCGGGTCTCCGAGGCGGAGGTCCGCGACCGGCGCACCGCGCTCGGCGTGGTCGAGGGCTGGGAGGCGGTCCCGGTCTCCGGCGTGCAGGACGCCGCCTACTACTTCTCGACGTACCGGGCGCCGGACGCGGTGCCGGCGAGGGCCGGCGCGAAGAAGGTCATGGTGCTGGGCGGCGGCCCGAACCGCATCGGGCAGGGCATCGAGTTCGACTACTGCTGCGTGCACACCGCGTTCGCGCTGCGCGACGCCGGCTACCAGTCGATCATGGTGAACTGCAACCCGGAGACGGTCTCGACCGACTACGACACCGCCGACCGGCTGTACTTCGAGCCGGTCACGGTGGAGGACGTGCTCTCCATCTACCGCAAGGAGCGCCCGGACGGCGTGATGGTGCAGTTCGGCGGGCAGACGCCGCTCAACATCGCCCGCCAGCTCGAGCAGGCCGGGGTCCGCATCCTGGGCACCTCGCCCGAGACCATCGACCTCGCCGAGGACCGCGAGCGCTTCAGCGCCGTGGTGCGCAAGCTCGGGATCCCGCAGCCGGAGTCCGGCCTGGCGCGCGACCTCGACGAGGCGCTCGCGCTGGCGGGGCGCATGGGCTACCCGCTCATCGTCCGGCCGTCGTACGTGCTCGGCGGGCGCGGCATGGAGGTCGTGCACGACGAGGAGATGCTGCGCGAGTACGTGCGCAAGGCGGTGGACGTCTCGCCGGAGCGGCCGCTCTACGTGGACCGCTTCCTGGTGGACGCGGTCGAGACCGAGGCGGACGCCATCTGCGACGGGACCGAGGCGTTCGTGCCCGCGGTGATGGAGCACATCGAGCTCGCCGGCGTGCACTCCGGCGACTCCGCCTGCGTGATCCCGCCGGTGAACGTCGCGCCCGAGCACCTCGCCACCATCGAGGACTACACGCGCCGCCTGGCGCTGGAGCTGGGCGTGGTCGGGCTCATCAACGTCCAGTACGCCATCGCGGACGGCATCGTGTACGTGCTCGAGGCGAACCCGCGCGCCAGCCGGACCGTGCCGCTCGTCAGCAAGGTCTGCGACCTCCCCATGGCCCGCATCGCCGCCCAGGTGGTGCTCGGCATGCGGCTGAGGGACCTGAAGCTCGAGCGCCGCAAGCCCGGCTACTTCGGCGTGAAGGAGGCGGTGTTCCCCTTCTACATGTTCCCCGAGGTGGACCCGGTGCTCGGGCCCGAGATGCGCTCCACCGGCGAGGTGCTGGGCCTGGCGCGGAGCCCGGGGCTCGCGTTCTTCAAGGCGCAGCAGGCCACCCGCTCGCCGCTCCCGCTCGCCGGGACCGTGCTCGTCACCGTGGCGGAGGCCGACAAGCCGCGGGTGGTGGAGGCCGTCCGCGAGCTCGCCGGCATGGGCTTCCGCGTGAAGGCGACGCGGGGCACCCGCGACTACCTGGCGAGCCAGGGCATCGAGGCCGAGCTGGTGCTGAAGCTGCACGAGGGGCGGCCGAACCTCGCCGACGCCCTCCTGAACGGAGAGGTGAGCCTGCTCGTCAACACCCCCGCCGGCAAGCAGAGCACCCACGACGACTCGTACATCCGCAAGGCGGCCATCCGCGCCGGGGTCCCGTACGTCACCACCGCCGCGGCCGCGGTGATGACGGCGAAGGGCATCGCGGCGCGGCGCGCAGGCGCGGAGGGCGTGCGGAGCCTGCAGGAGTACCACGCGACGCTGCGCTGA
- a CDS encoding YaiO family outer membrane beta-barrel protein: protein MRRVLATLALLLPLAVPAASTVELSQGAEALSGDRPAWRTSALDLAWTGDRDRALAAGGSLREASRFRQDDVEGALWAQAAVAGVVLGVEGSASPTWEFLPRWSAGARAERGLGAGWIASLGGRLLRYDGELGASTVALATLGLERYFGRWRAAASGTAAGLHGAWSGSGRLALDLYYGERARVGVSVAAGRELESLGAGEVLRTDVLGAAVTGVHPFSARWALTWDLTAQRQGELYTRVGGRLGVRRSF from the coding sequence GTGAGGCGCGTGCTCGCGACGCTCGCGCTGCTCCTCCCGCTCGCCGTCCCCGCTGCCTCCACCGTCGAGCTGAGCCAGGGCGCCGAGGCGCTCTCCGGCGATCGCCCGGCCTGGCGCACCTCCGCCCTCGACCTCGCCTGGACCGGCGACCGCGACCGCGCGCTCGCGGCCGGCGGCAGCCTGCGCGAGGCCTCGCGGTTCCGCCAGGACGACGTGGAGGGGGCGCTCTGGGCCCAGGCGGCGGTGGCCGGGGTCGTGCTCGGCGTCGAGGGCTCCGCCAGCCCGACCTGGGAGTTCCTCCCGCGCTGGTCGGCGGGCGCGCGCGCGGAGCGCGGCCTCGGCGCCGGCTGGATCGCCTCGCTGGGCGGGCGCCTGCTCCGCTACGACGGCGAGCTGGGGGCGAGCACCGTCGCGCTGGCCACGCTCGGCCTGGAGCGGTACTTCGGGCGCTGGCGCGCGGCCGCGTCCGGCACCGCCGCCGGGTTGCACGGAGCGTGGAGCGGCAGCGGGCGGCTCGCGCTCGACCTCTACTACGGCGAGCGCGCCCGGGTGGGCGTGTCCGTCGCCGCCGGGCGCGAGCTGGAGTCGCTGGGCGCGGGCGAGGTGCTCCGGACGGACGTGCTCGGCGCCGCGGTCACCGGCGTCCACCCGTTCTCGGCGCGGTGGGCGCTCACCTGGGACCTGACCGCGCAGCGGCAGGGGGAGCTCTACACGCGGGTGGGAGGGCGCCTTGGCGTTCGCCGGAGCTTTTGA
- the hflK gene encoding FtsH protease activity modulator HflK, giving the protein MESTPHVVGGPPKPKPGDFWRRAWSGLDGRLPLVVAALVVLVGVTTSYVQIEPDEVGVILRLGRFIGTVEPGPHFRIPFGIDRITKVPVQRQLKAEFGFRTEHVDGPTTYQPDKPDLARESLMLTGDLNVAVVEWIVQYKIKDPYQYLFKVKNVEAMLRDISEASMRAVVGDHSVNEVLTTGRQRVASEAKALLQGLADRYETGVDIQQVVLQDVNPPDPVKPSFNEVNQAFQEKERAINEAYAELNREIPRARGEAEETLRAAEGYAIERVNRARGEADRFVRIHEEYRKAPDVTRRRMYLETLAEVLQRTRQKVVVDESHKGVTPMLWMDGAGAPPAAGAAAKAKEQP; this is encoded by the coding sequence ATGGAATCGACCCCTCACGTCGTGGGTGGACCGCCGAAGCCGAAGCCGGGTGACTTCTGGCGCCGGGCATGGAGCGGGCTCGACGGGCGGCTGCCGCTCGTGGTCGCGGCGCTCGTCGTGCTCGTCGGCGTGACGACGTCCTACGTCCAGATAGAGCCGGACGAGGTCGGCGTCATCCTCCGCCTCGGCCGCTTCATCGGGACCGTCGAGCCCGGGCCGCACTTCCGCATCCCGTTCGGCATCGACCGCATCACGAAGGTCCCGGTCCAGCGCCAGCTCAAGGCCGAGTTCGGCTTCCGCACCGAGCACGTGGACGGACCGACCACCTACCAGCCGGACAAGCCCGATCTGGCGCGCGAGTCGCTCATGCTGACCGGCGACCTCAACGTCGCGGTGGTGGAGTGGATCGTCCAGTACAAGATCAAGGATCCCTACCAGTACCTGTTCAAGGTGAAGAACGTCGAGGCGATGCTGCGGGACATCTCCGAGGCGTCGATGCGCGCGGTGGTCGGCGACCACTCGGTGAACGAGGTGCTCACCACCGGCCGCCAGCGCGTCGCGAGCGAGGCGAAGGCCCTGCTGCAGGGGCTGGCGGATCGCTACGAGACCGGCGTGGACATCCAGCAGGTGGTGCTGCAGGACGTGAACCCGCCGGATCCGGTGAAGCCGTCGTTCAACGAGGTGAACCAGGCGTTCCAGGAGAAGGAGCGCGCCATCAACGAGGCGTACGCCGAGCTGAACCGCGAGATCCCGCGCGCGCGCGGCGAGGCGGAGGAGACGCTGCGCGCCGCCGAGGGCTACGCGATCGAGCGCGTGAACCGCGCGAGGGGCGAGGCCGACCGCTTCGTCCGCATCCACGAGGAGTACCGCAAGGCGCCCGACGTGACGCGCCGGCGGATGTACCTCGAGACGCTCGCGGAGGTCCTCCAGCGCACGCGGCAGAAGGTGGTGGTGGACGAGTCGCACAAGGGCGTCACGCCCATGCTGTGGATGGACGGCGCCGGCGCGCCGCCCGCGGCGGGCGCCGCCGCGAAGGCGAAGGAGCAGCCATGA
- a CDS encoding HYR domain-containing protein, which translates to MQCSCSVIVSAIAGLFFSLPTLAIDVGPEFMIPGGSLGSLGEPAANYPSRFSAALCGERYLLAWGGNDGSVRAAWVTLGGELLDTSPLKLADRGASPSIASNGSNCLVVWYAPETLGVLGVRFALDGSLLDEVPLSIAPGHLNNSPPPYDRLQGIFHLDPQVTSDGRDYLVSYRFFQAQSWGWVDTVRVSGGDGHVTEGLGRFVPIVFEPTYGRWATAWNGSRFLLVASQGGGSSEDEAWLSGAAPGALSLFGVVWFMWGSPVSVASGEGSFLVVFNGGGMRPDPPVPGGLKVVRISSADVATGMRYGSNLPGGADSIPLDSGCPWFCAPLENATAYDGRQFAAVWSSAAGDVFGAVLPLDGRLAPPVKEFLFEGSLSTLALASSGRGSSILVYTVPSTADPETNELRGRLLLTDNTAPVITVPAPIAATATTRDGAIVDFSASAQDDYAGALTTTCLPSSGSRFPPGTTRVSCMGTDVAGNVGIASFDVTVTFAWSGVLAPLSADGSAIFRSGRMLPVKFRLIAASAGITDVPARLVLESLPDAGVRPTEGSATTAARMPSDVFRYDSEARQYVVNAPVGAGTWIAHILMDDGVERSVQFSVVR; encoded by the coding sequence ATGCAGTGTTCCTGCTCTGTCATTGTGTCCGCGATCGCGGGGCTCTTCTTTAGTCTTCCCACGCTCGCAATCGACGTTGGGCCGGAGTTCATGATCCCGGGCGGCTCGCTCGGCTCACTCGGCGAGCCCGCAGCGAACTATCCCAGTCGCTTCTCGGCCGCGCTCTGCGGTGAGCGATACTTGCTCGCATGGGGGGGGAACGATGGCAGCGTGCGCGCTGCGTGGGTGACCCTCGGCGGCGAACTCTTGGACACCTCGCCACTTAAGCTAGCGGACAGGGGTGCCTCGCCTTCGATTGCGTCGAATGGCAGCAACTGCCTTGTAGTCTGGTACGCCCCCGAGACGCTCGGTGTCCTGGGTGTCCGCTTCGCGCTGGATGGCTCTTTGCTCGACGAGGTGCCACTGTCAATCGCCCCGGGGCACTTGAACAACAGCCCACCTCCGTACGACCGGCTGCAAGGGATCTTTCACTTGGATCCGCAGGTGACGAGCGACGGCCGCGACTACCTCGTCAGCTACCGCTTCTTCCAGGCGCAGAGTTGGGGATGGGTAGACACGGTGCGCGTCTCCGGAGGTGACGGACACGTTACCGAAGGTCTCGGCCGATTCGTTCCGATCGTGTTCGAGCCCACATATGGCCGGTGGGCGACCGCGTGGAACGGAAGCCGTTTCCTGCTGGTCGCGTCACAGGGTGGTGGATCGAGTGAGGATGAAGCGTGGCTGAGTGGCGCCGCGCCTGGGGCGTTGAGTCTCTTCGGCGTCGTCTGGTTCATGTGGGGGAGCCCGGTGTCCGTCGCATCAGGCGAGGGTAGCTTCCTAGTGGTGTTCAACGGCGGCGGGATGCGTCCCGATCCGCCTGTGCCAGGCGGGTTGAAGGTGGTGCGTATCTCGAGCGCGGACGTGGCGACCGGGATGCGCTATGGCAGCAACCTTCCAGGTGGCGCGGATAGCATTCCGCTCGATTCAGGGTGCCCCTGGTTCTGCGCGCCGCTCGAGAACGCCACGGCGTACGACGGCCGGCAGTTCGCGGCCGTTTGGTCGAGCGCCGCGGGTGACGTCTTCGGCGCAGTCCTGCCATTGGATGGCCGGCTCGCCCCTCCCGTGAAGGAGTTCCTCTTCGAGGGAAGTCTCAGCACCCTCGCGCTGGCCTCGAGCGGCAGGGGTTCGAGCATCCTGGTGTACACGGTGCCCTCCACTGCGGATCCCGAAACGAACGAGCTTCGCGGCCGCCTGCTACTCACCGACAACACGGCGCCGGTAATCACGGTGCCCGCGCCTATTGCAGCAACTGCGACAACTAGGGACGGTGCCATCGTCGATTTCTCCGCGAGCGCCCAGGACGACTATGCTGGTGCGCTCACGACGACGTGTCTTCCGTCATCCGGTTCCCGGTTCCCGCCTGGGACGACGCGAGTAAGTTGCATGGGGACGGACGTAGCCGGCAACGTGGGCATCGCGTCCTTCGACGTGACCGTGACGTTCGCATGGAGCGGCGTGCTCGCGCCGCTTAGCGCGGATGGCTCCGCGATCTTCAGGTCGGGCCGGATGCTGCCAGTGAAGTTCCGGCTGATCGCCGCGAGCGCCGGCATCACAGACGTGCCCGCCCGCCTGGTGCTCGAGAGTCTTCCGGACGCCGGCGTCAGGCCGACGGAGGGGTCCGCGACGACCGCCGCACGCATGCCCAGCGATGTGTTCAGGTACGACTCCGAGGCCCGGCAATATGTGGTCAACGCACCCGTTGGCGCGGGTACTTGGATTGCGCACATCCTCATGGACGACGGCGTCGAGCGCTCGGTGCAGTTCTCGGTTGTGAGGTAA
- a CDS encoding glycosyltransferase family 2 protein: MTLLRLIEVVQWAFLAYFIALTVSYLALNLVSLRVIARDADARASLLLPRFFSRLEPPVSIIVPAFNEEETIAGTIRCLLQLEYPELEIVVVNDGSTDRTLEVLSREFELVPFPEAYRISVPSTPVRRVYRSLRHRNVRVLDKSNGGKADAMNAGINAARYPLFCAVDGDSVLQRDSVARVVRPFLEDPTTIACGGTIRVLNGCRVVDGFVEEIGMPRGWIARVQVLEYLRAFLFGRLGWAPVNALPNVSGAFGMFRRTAVIEAGGYRTDTVGEDMELVLRLHRLYRLSGRPYRISFVPDPICWTEVPDTLAALRRQRVRWHRGLLEAIAGNRQLLFHRRGGAAAWLTVPNLLFFEAFGPVVEVAGYVVIGAAWALGVISWSSFAAFFAAALGVATLLSANALLLEEKSFHVYQRPKQLAVLIGAVLVENLGLRQLTAFWRISGMLSWLFRRPIAWGSPATAAAADAGARDDEDAGRAA; encoded by the coding sequence GTGACGCTGCTCCGGCTCATCGAGGTCGTCCAGTGGGCGTTCCTCGCCTACTTCATCGCGCTCACGGTCTCGTACCTCGCGCTCAACCTCGTCTCGCTGCGGGTCATCGCGCGCGACGCGGACGCGCGCGCCTCGCTCCTCCTGCCGCGGTTCTTCTCCCGGCTCGAGCCGCCGGTGAGCATCATCGTCCCGGCGTTCAACGAGGAGGAGACCATCGCCGGCACCATCCGGTGCCTGCTCCAGCTCGAGTACCCCGAGCTCGAGATCGTGGTGGTGAACGACGGCTCCACCGACCGGACGCTCGAGGTCCTGTCCCGCGAGTTCGAGCTGGTCCCCTTCCCGGAGGCGTACCGCATCTCGGTCCCCTCCACGCCGGTCCGGCGCGTGTACCGCTCGCTGCGCCACCGCAACGTGCGCGTGCTCGACAAGTCGAACGGCGGCAAGGCCGACGCCATGAACGCCGGCATCAACGCCGCCCGCTACCCGCTGTTCTGCGCGGTGGACGGCGACTCGGTGCTGCAGCGCGACAGCGTCGCGCGGGTGGTCCGGCCGTTCCTGGAGGACCCGACCACCATCGCCTGCGGCGGCACCATCCGCGTCCTGAACGGCTGCCGGGTGGTGGACGGGTTCGTCGAGGAGATCGGGATGCCGCGCGGCTGGATCGCCCGCGTACAGGTGCTCGAGTACCTGCGGGCGTTCCTGTTCGGGCGGCTCGGCTGGGCGCCGGTGAACGCGCTCCCCAACGTCTCCGGCGCGTTCGGGATGTTCCGCCGCACCGCCGTCATCGAGGCGGGCGGCTACCGCACCGACACGGTCGGCGAGGACATGGAGCTCGTGCTGCGGCTGCACCGCCTCTACCGCCTGTCCGGCCGCCCGTACCGCATCTCGTTCGTGCCCGACCCCATCTGCTGGACCGAGGTCCCCGACACGCTCGCCGCGCTCCGCAGGCAGCGCGTGCGCTGGCACCGCGGGCTGCTCGAGGCCATCGCCGGCAACCGGCAGCTCCTGTTCCACCGCCGCGGCGGCGCCGCCGCCTGGCTCACCGTGCCGAACCTGCTCTTCTTCGAGGCGTTCGGCCCCGTCGTCGAGGTGGCCGGGTACGTGGTGATCGGCGCGGCCTGGGCGCTCGGCGTCATCTCCTGGAGCTCGTTCGCCGCGTTCTTCGCCGCCGCGCTCGGCGTCGCGACGCTGCTCTCCGCGAACGCGCTGCTCCTCGAGGAGAAGTCCTTCCACGTGTACCAGCGCCCGAAGCAGCTCGCGGTGCTCATCGGCGCGGTCCTGGTCGAGAACCTCGGCCTGCGCCAGCTCACCGCGTTCTGGCGCATCTCGGGGATGCTGAGCTGGCTGTTCCGCCGCCCCATCGCCTGGGGCTCGCCGGCGACCGCGGCCGCGGCCGACGCGGGGGCGCGCGACGACGAGGACGCAGGGCGGGCGGCCTAG
- a CDS encoding HEAT repeat domain-containing protein, which produces MAFAGAFEPVVRAAWATGLLTVLVSAALVARVLGMRRRLARAEARRQAVVARWRPILFEAVAGGSPRLPDLPPEDEDAFLLLWVQLLDGIRGEPLERLARVGEALGARALAGARLRRDDALGRVLALRTLGYLGRGEDRAEVLRWLDDPRSYLSLAAARALVRIDPEGAPAELLPRLARRGDWPVPLFATVLGEASAPRVSEGFAALWRELPAPALVRLLPLASIVDARRVEPIVAALLDRADEPEVLAAALRQVRSPALLEPVRRAARHASWSVRVQAAAALGRVGEPADRELLATLLRDPEWWVRYRAAQALAARPYGSAQEVLALAEASGDRFARDIVRQALAEVRP; this is translated from the coding sequence TTGGCGTTCGCCGGAGCTTTTGAGCCGGTGGTCCGGGCCGCGTGGGCGACCGGCCTGCTCACCGTCCTGGTGAGCGCGGCGCTCGTCGCGCGCGTGCTCGGCATGCGCCGCCGGCTGGCGCGCGCGGAGGCGCGGCGGCAGGCCGTCGTCGCGCGCTGGCGGCCCATCCTGTTCGAGGCGGTCGCGGGCGGCAGCCCGCGCCTGCCCGACCTCCCGCCCGAGGACGAGGACGCGTTCCTGCTGCTCTGGGTCCAGCTCCTCGACGGCATCCGCGGCGAGCCGCTCGAGCGGCTGGCCCGCGTCGGCGAGGCGCTCGGCGCGCGCGCGCTCGCCGGCGCCCGCCTGCGCCGCGACGACGCGCTCGGGCGCGTGCTGGCGCTCCGCACCCTCGGCTACCTCGGCCGCGGCGAGGACCGCGCCGAGGTGCTGCGCTGGCTCGACGATCCGCGCTCCTATCTCTCCCTCGCGGCCGCCCGCGCGCTGGTGCGGATCGACCCCGAGGGCGCGCCCGCCGAGCTGCTGCCGCGCCTGGCCCGGCGCGGCGACTGGCCCGTGCCGCTGTTCGCGACGGTCCTCGGGGAGGCGAGCGCACCCCGCGTGTCGGAGGGCTTCGCCGCGCTCTGGCGCGAGCTCCCCGCGCCCGCCCTGGTGCGCCTGCTCCCGCTCGCGTCCATCGTGGACGCGCGCAGGGTCGAGCCCATCGTGGCCGCGCTGCTCGACCGCGCGGACGAGCCCGAGGTGCTCGCCGCGGCGCTGCGCCAGGTGCGGAGCCCTGCGCTCCTCGAGCCCGTCCGGCGCGCCGCACGGCACGCCTCGTGGTCGGTCCGGGTGCAGGCGGCCGCCGCGCTGGGACGGGTGGGCGAGCCGGCCGATCGCGAGCTGCTCGCCACCCTCCTGCGCGATCCCGAGTGGTGGGTTCGCTACCGCGCCGCGCAGGCCCTCGCCGCCCGGCCGTACGGCAGCGCCCAGGAGGTGCTCGCGCTCGCCGAGGCCTCCGGCGACCGGTTCGCGCGGGACATCGTGCGGCAAGCGCTCGCGGAGGTGCGGCCGTGA
- a CDS encoding response regulator, which translates to MDTRAGHRPPRRITVVEDDENIAGLLAFLLEREGFAPEIVGDGRAALEHAARCEPPSAMVLDQLLPCRNGLAVATALRADPRWGEVPILLLGATRSAGGAGARVDAWLEKPFDPGALITELKRLAKERP; encoded by the coding sequence GTGGACACGCGCGCGGGACACCGCCCTCCCCGCCGGATCACGGTGGTCGAGGACGACGAGAACATCGCCGGGCTGCTGGCGTTCCTGCTCGAGCGCGAGGGGTTCGCGCCCGAGATCGTGGGCGACGGCCGGGCCGCGCTGGAGCACGCGGCGCGCTGCGAGCCGCCGAGCGCCATGGTGCTCGATCAGCTGCTCCCCTGCCGCAACGGCCTCGCGGTCGCCACCGCGCTCCGCGCGGATCCGCGCTGGGGCGAGGTGCCGATCCTGCTGCTCGGCGCGACGCGCTCCGCCGGCGGCGCCGGGGCGCGGGTGGACGCCTGGCTCGAGAAGCCGTTCGACCCGGGCGCGCTGATCACCGAGCTGAAGCGGCTCGCGAAGGAGCGGCCGTGA